The following nucleotide sequence is from Pseudomonadota bacterium.
AGACCGGGCAGCTCGAACCCCCCGAGCAGCAGCAACACCGGGCGCACCGAGAAAGCCACCTGCCCGGGACGCACCAGCCCCCACACCACGCCGGCCGCCAGCAGACCCACAGCGTACGTGACGTTCAGCGGGGCGCGCTCGAGGTAGGCGAGCCAGACGCTGGCGGTGCCGACCGCGGCCACGCCGCAGGCCAGACCGCCGAGCAGCCCGACACCGATGCCGATCACACGCGTCACGAGACCCATGGTGTTCACTGCTTGGCTGAGGGAGGACCGCTGTCGCGCAGATTGCATGCCAGCGCTCGGCCGATACCGCCCGACGGCGTTCAGCGCGGCCAGTGCCGATGGTGCTCGTCGATGACAAAGGGGTGTGCGTGCCTGGTCGCGGCGTGGTGGTGCGGGTGCCGGTGCGGCTCCGGGCCCTCCCACCCCTCGTGCACATGCTGGTGGTGATCGTCATGGGTGTGCAGGTGATCGTGGTCCAGTGCGTCGTGACGGTGCAGCAGCGCGTCCGGGTCATCGCGCGGCCAAAGCCGCACAGCGAGCAACAAGGCCAGGCCCGAAATGGCCGCATGGAGCCAAAACCAGACATCGACGGGCAACACCGCGCCGAGAAATCCGGCACTGGCGTACGCCAGCAACCAGATGCCGTGAGAGAGTGAAAAATTGGTGGCAAACAGGGCGCTGCGGTCGCTGTCGTGACACGACGCAATGATGATTCGACCCGAGGGTGTCAGGATCAGAGAGCCACCGACACCCACGAGAAACCAGACGAACAGCACAGCGGTGTGGGAACGCGTTGCAACCCCGAGGCCCAGACCGAGCAGTGCGACCAGCGCGCCGGACAACATCACGGTGCGTGTGTCGGTGCGCCGCAACAGGCCCGGCACACTCCAGGCCGCCAGAACCGCACCAACGCCCGCAGCACCGGCCGTCAAGGGCACCCAGTGCTCGGGCAGTTCAAAGTACTCCCGCACCAACACGACCGTGTTGACAATGACCAGGGCGCCGCTGAAGGAGACGACTGCGTGCAGCGCCAGCAAACCGCGCAACCGCGGCGTCCGGGTGTAGGCGCTGATGCCGAACAGCAGATTGTGCAGCACGCCGCCGGCACGCTCGCTGGCCGCTGCCGACGGTACCCGACTCCACCAGACGAGCGCGGCAGAGCCGATCAGCAACACCGCCGAGAGGGCATAGAGTCGCGTGTGGTCGGCGACAAAGAGCAGCCCCGCGGCGAGCAGCGGACCCGCCATGCCCTCCAACTCCTGAGCAAGCCGAGACCAGCTCAGCGCCTTCACGTACTGCTCGTCGTCGAGGAGATCGGGAATCGCAGCCTGGTATACCGGCGTGAACGCAGCCGAAAACATGTAGAACACCGCAACCAGCAGCACAAACGCAACACTGGAACCGACCACAGCCAACCACAGCAACAGGCCCGCGCGGGCCAGATCGAGGGTGACAAGCCAATTGCGCCGCGGCAGGCGGTCGATGTACGCACCGACCACCGGCGCAACCGTGACGTAGACGAGCATCTTGCCGATCAGCGCGGTCGCGAGTAACGCGCCCGCTGCGTCAGGTCGAAAGGCGTGCGCGCTCAGGGCGAGCGCGACAACAACAAGGCCGTTGGCCACGAGTGAGAGCAACTGCGCAGCAAAGAGTCGCGCGAAGGCCCGGTTTTCGAGTGGTGAGGTCATCGCTTGGCACGCCCACTGGCGATCTGGACTACCGGCATTCTGCGGCCACCGGCTGTGCCGCAGCAAGCACACGTGGCATGACCGCCTGAACGCTGTTGCCACCGGAGCGCGCGGCCCGGATTCAGCAGCGCGCGCCGACCCGCGAACGGGGTCAGGCCACCGGCCGAGTCTCGAAGTGGGTCTCCAGGCGCGTCTGGTCAAGATGAAAGCCGATACACACCAGGCGCGTGCGACGCGCCTCATCATCGCGCCAACGCCGATCGAAATGGGTGTCGAAGCGCGCACCGACCCCCTGCACCAGCAAGCGCATCGGCTTGTCAGGTACGGCGGCGTGGCCCTTGATCCGGAAGACCGTCTCCGCCCCAACGAGAGCGTCCAGGCCGGCCTGCAGCGCCTCGGGTGTCATCGGCGGCAGGTCGAGTACCACGTGGCTGAACACGTCGTGCGCGTGGTGGTGGTCTTCGTCGTGGTCGTGGTGGTGGTCGTGGTGGGTGTGGATGTGGTCGATCGCGTCCTCGGCCGCCGCGCCCACACCGAGCAGCACACTCGGCGAAACAGCGCATTGCGCAGTCGGCAACAGCTTGACCTCGCGCGGCAGACGCGCGGTGATTGCCTCCGAGACGCTCGCCAGGGTGTCGTCCGACATCAGGTCGGTCTTGTTGACCAGCACGAGATCGGCCGCGCTGAGCTGGTCGTCGAACAACTCGACCAGCTCCGGTGTGTGGTCGAGGCTGTCGTCGGCGAGCCGCTGCGCCTGCACCGCGTCCGGGTCGTCGGCAAACCGACCGGCGGCCACCGCCGGCCCATCGACCACCGTGATCACCGCATCGACCGTGCAGGCTGTGCGGATTTCCGGCCAGGCGAAGGCCTGCACCAGCGGCTTTGGCAGGGCGAGCCCCGAGGTTTCGATCAGGATGTGGTCGATCTGGTCACGGCGTTCGATCAACTGCTCGAGCACCGGATGGAACTCCTCCTGTACGGTGCAGCAGATGCAGCCGTTGGCGAGTTCGTAGATGCCGGGGCCGGACTCGGTTTCGTCCTCGCACCCGATCGAACACTGGCGGACCAACTCGGTGTCGACGTCCATCGCGCCGAATTCGTTGACGATCACAGCGACCCGCAACCCTTCGGTGTTTTTCAACACGTTCTGGACCAGGGTGGTCTTGCCGCTGCCGAGAAAGCCGGTGACAACGGTGGCGGGCAACTTTTTCATGCGGGTGACTCGTCGAAGGGGGGCATTCGGGCGATGAAGTGGCCCTTGATGGCGGCAGGCCACTGTTTGTACGGTACGCGCCCGCTTTCGGACTGCGTGTAGAGCGCAGCGTACGCAGCGAGCGCATCGGCCGACTCGGCCGACGGCTCAAAGCGTCCAATGACATAGCTGTATTTTGAGGGATCACACAAGTGCACATTGCAGGCGTGATCGCAGGCCATCAGGCACTGGACCGGACGTAACGACACATCGGAGTCGGCGAAGGCCGCCTGAAGCCGTTGCAGAAAGTGCTCGCCGCCACTCAGCCCGTCGGGCGCATTGGCCGCGCGATCCCGGTTGCAGGTGGTGCAGACGTGGAGCACGGCGGCGGAGGTGGATGACGCGGTCTCGTCCGCGCGTGCGGCAGTCGGTGTTCGGTCCAAAGTGAGCTCCCCGCTCGTCGGAACGTCATGCGACGGCAGGTCTCCTGGCTCCGGGTCACCGTGTGACGCGCCTTCCCGGTCCGGCGGGGTGCCGAGACCAGTGGCGTGTGCGGCACACTCCACCGTTACAGTTGCGGGGGCAGCTCGGGCATGTCACCCGATTCCCTTTTTTACACCTGCGACCCAGGTGGGTGGCAGGTGACCGATCGCTGGCGCCGAGTGTACCAGCAATCCCCGCCACACTCGCGTCGATTGCGACACCGGCCGCGCCGCGCACGACCCTCGAAGGACCCGCAAACGCGCCTAGGGTAACTCGCGCGCGAGCCGCACCAGGTGGCTCATGAGCCGCAGGAACGGCAAAGTCACCATGCCGGCCTCGTTGTTCCAGGTGCCGACCACGCAGGCCGTGCGCCCCGCGGTGTCCTCGAGCAGGAAGCTCTGGTTGATCACACCGGGCTCGGACCCACCCTTGTAGGCCACGCGGGCCCAGCGCGACGGGTCGAGGTGTCCGGGGTTCTGCACCACGGCGGGCGCGAACCCGACGGCACGCAGCGCAGCGCAGAGCTCACGCGCGCTCAAGAACCATTCGACGTCGAGCGCGACCGGGCCGGCATCGAACACCGAGAGCGGTGGCAACGGTCTCGACGCGAGTGCGTCGAGCACGCCCCGACGGGCAGCCGTGTCACCCACCCGCCACTGGGCCAACAGGTCGGCGTTGCGCGGGTCCTTGAGCCGGAAGACCGCGCCGGTGTCGAGAAACGGCGTGTTCCTTGGTGAGAGCGCTTCGAGCGCGTCGCGTCCCAGCGCGTCGATCAGCACATCGGTCGCGGTGTTGTCGCTCAATCGGATCATGTCTTCTGCCAGTGTGGCGATGCGGTGCGCCGAGCCGACCGGCGCGTCCTGCAAGCGGCCGCTCGGCAACGAGACGTGTTGCTGCGCAAGCGAGAGGCTCGCGTCGGCGGGGAGCCGGCCCGTGGCCTGCTGTTGCTGCAAGGCGCGCAGCACCAGCAGTTTGAACGCCGAGCCGACCGCAAGCGGCGTGTCGGCGTCGCGGGCAAACAGCAGCTCGCCATCGCGCTCGACGAGCAGGCTCACGGTGCCGCCAAACTCGGGCAGGACCTGTTCGATGTCCGCACGCGTTGGCGGGGTGCGCGGCTCGGTCAGGTTGAACCAGAGCGTGGTGAAGCCGCCCTCGGCGTCGAGCCGCGCAAACACCGGCACGACCGCCTCGTCGAAGTCGAGCAACCAGAAGGCCTCGTCCTCGCGCACGCCGCGTAACGCGCCGTGCGCCTCGAGGGTGTCGTCGCGGATGCCGGCCACACTGTCGGCAAACCCGGTGCCGCGGATCGCCGGTGTGAAGAACCCCTCGCGCACCTCGGCCGCGTTGAACAACCGGGTCAACGCGGCGGGCACCGCGTCCGGTGCGGACGCCGGCGGCGATGGCGGTGCCGCACAGACTGCGAGTGCCGTGGCCAGCGCCAGCAGCCACGTGAGCCAGGCACCTCGAGCGAACCCGGTCCGCGTCAAAATTCAACCCCGGCCTGCGCCTTGACCCCTTGTTCCTTGTAAGGGTGCTTGACCGCCCGGATTTCGTTGACCATGTCGGCGGCCTCGACCAGCCGGTCGGGCGCGTTGCGTCCGGTGATGACCACGTGCTGC
It contains:
- a CDS encoding MFS transporter, with the translated sequence MTSPLENRAFARLFAAQLLSLVANGLVVVALALSAHAFRPDAAGALLATALIGKMLVYVTVAPVVGAYIDRLPRRNWLVTLDLARAGLLLWLAVVGSSVAFVLLVAVFYMFSAAFTPVYQAAIPDLLDDEQYVKALSWSRLAQELEGMAGPLLAAGLLFVADHTRLYALSAVLLIGSAALVWWSRVPSAAASERAGGVLHNLLFGISAYTRTPRLRGLLALHAVVSFSGALVIVNTVVLVREYFELPEHWVPLTAGAAGVGAVLAAWSVPGLLRRTDTRTVMLSGALVALLGLGLGVATRSHTAVLFVWFLVGVGGSLILTPSGRIIIASCHDSDRSALFATNFSLSHGIWLLAYASAGFLGAVLPVDVWFWLHAAISGLALLLAVRLWPRDDPDALLHRHDALDHDHLHTHDDHHQHVHEGWEGPEPHRHPHHHAATRHAHPFVIDEHHRHWPR
- the cobW gene encoding cobalamin biosynthesis protein CobW translates to MKKLPATVVTGFLGSGKTTLVQNVLKNTEGLRVAVIVNEFGAMDVDTELVRQCSIGCEDETESGPGIYELANGCICCTVQEEFHPVLEQLIERRDQIDHILIETSGLALPKPLVQAFAWPEIRTACTVDAVITVVDGPAVAAGRFADDPDAVQAQRLADDSLDHTPELVELFDDQLSAADLVLVNKTDLMSDDTLASVSEAITARLPREVKLLPTAQCAVSPSVLLGVGAAAEDAIDHIHTHHDHHHDHDEDHHHAHDVFSHVVLDLPPMTPEALQAGLDALVGAETVFRIKGHAAVPDKPMRLLVQGVGARFDTHFDRRWRDDEARRTRLVCIGFHLDQTRLETHFETRPVA
- a CDS encoding DUF1636 domain-containing protein, which produces MDRTPTAARADETASSTSAAVLHVCTTCNRDRAANAPDGLSGGEHFLQRLQAAFADSDVSLRPVQCLMACDHACNVHLCDPSKYSYVIGRFEPSAESADALAAYAALYTQSESGRVPYKQWPAAIKGHFIARMPPFDESPA
- a CDS encoding serine hydrolase — its product is MTRTGFARGAWLTWLLALATALAVCAAPPSPPASAPDAVPAALTRLFNAAEVREGFFTPAIRGTGFADSVAGIRDDTLEAHGALRGVREDEAFWLLDFDEAVVPVFARLDAEGGFTTLWFNLTEPRTPPTRADIEQVLPEFGGTVSLLVERDGELLFARDADTPLAVGSAFKLLVLRALQQQQATGRLPADASLSLAQQHVSLPSGRLQDAPVGSAHRIATLAEDMIRLSDNTATDVLIDALGRDALEALSPRNTPFLDTGAVFRLKDPRNADLLAQWRVGDTAARRGVLDALASRPLPPLSVFDAGPVALDVEWFLSARELCAALRAVGFAPAVVQNPGHLDPSRWARVAYKGGSEPGVINQSFLLEDTAGRTACVVGTWNNEAGMVTLPFLRLMSHLVRLARELP